The Candidatus Falkowbacteria bacterium nucleotide sequence TGCAGCACGTCTTATTGAACCTGCTAATCAACGCCAAAGAAGCCATGAGCGGCGGCGGCGAAATAAAGGTCAAAGCGTGGAATTCAGAAGATGGCAATTTTGTCTTTTTGGAGGTATCTGATAATGGCAAGGGCATTGCCAAGGAGGATTTGCCACATGTTTTCGAACCTTTTTTTACCACCAAAAAAGAACAATACGGATCAGGGCTGGGGCTTTCGGCCGTATATGGGATAATCAAGAATCACCAGGGAGAAATAAACATCGAGAGCGAGGAAAGGAAAGGAACTCGAGTGCTGGTCAAGTTTAATTCGTTAAGATAGCAAGATGCAAAATCAAATCAAGGTGCTCATAGTGGATGATGAAGAGATAGTCGTACAGGGAATCAAAAAAGGGTTGGAGTTTGCTGGTTTTTATGTTAAAACCGCAATTGGCGGCGAAAATGCTATCAATATCCTAAAGGATGAACTTTTCGATCTGGTGATAGTGGACCTGGTCATGCCGGGGATGAACGGCGTAGAAACTTGCAAAGCGGTGAAGAAAATTTCTTCAAAGATCGAAGTCCTCTTGCTTTCAGGCTATCCTCAGGAAATCGAGAGGCTTCAGATGTCTTTTGTCGAAGCAGGGGGGAAAGACTTGTATCTCAGAAAGCCTCTGCTTGTGGATGAGGTCAAAGAGGCAATCTATAAGCTAATGTGCACAAAATAATTTTCGTAAGATCAGTCCAAACAAAAAACGCCTTTTAAAAAGGCGTTTTTTGTTTGAGTGATGGTA carries:
- a CDS encoding response regulator → MQNQIKVLIVDDEEIVVQGIKKGLEFAGFYVKTAIGGENAINILKDELFDLVIVDLVMPGMNGVETCKAVKKISSKIEVLLLSGYPQEIERLQMSFVEAGGKDLYLRKPLLVDEVKEAIYKLMCTK